A genome region from Bradyrhizobium sp. WSM1417 includes the following:
- a CDS encoding transketolase produces MTQISPHAEAALTCTLDERSLYLRRLVLGSVRSAGRGHVGPALSLIEMVRVLYDDVLRIDPNNPRDPARDRAILSKGHGCLALYALLADRGFFPLSELDGFCGPDSILGGHPEYGMVPGVEASTGALGHGLSIGVGLALAARMRGRSYRTFVLLGDGEINEGSVWEAAMGAAKHGLDNLVALIDYNKLQSYGPTDYVLPLEPLADKWRSFGFAVQELNGHDIAALRSVLKQVPAVPGRPTAIICHTVKGKGLPAAESNADWHHKNKLTDSELDAVRVAVGDF; encoded by the coding sequence GTGACCCAGATCTCACCGCACGCTGAAGCCGCTCTCACCTGCACGCTTGACGAGCGCAGCCTTTATCTGCGCCGCCTGGTGCTCGGTTCTGTCCGCTCCGCGGGACGCGGACATGTCGGTCCGGCATTGTCGCTGATCGAGATGGTCCGCGTGCTCTACGATGACGTGCTGCGGATCGATCCGAACAACCCGCGCGATCCGGCCCGCGACCGCGCGATCCTCAGCAAGGGACACGGGTGTCTTGCACTCTATGCGCTGTTGGCCGATCGCGGCTTCTTTCCGCTGTCGGAGCTGGACGGTTTCTGCGGCCCCGACAGCATTTTGGGCGGACATCCCGAATACGGAATGGTGCCGGGGGTCGAGGCCTCGACCGGCGCGCTCGGACACGGCCTGTCGATCGGTGTCGGCCTCGCGCTCGCCGCGCGCATGCGCGGGCGCAGCTACCGCACCTTCGTCCTGCTCGGCGACGGCGAGATCAACGAGGGATCGGTGTGGGAAGCCGCCATGGGCGCGGCCAAGCACGGGCTCGACAATCTGGTCGCGCTGATCGACTACAACAAGCTGCAGAGCTACGGCCCCACCGATTACGTCCTGCCGCTAGAGCCGCTCGCGGACAAATGGCGCAGCTTCGGCTTTGCCGTCCAGGAGCTCAACGGCCACGACATCGCCGCCCTGCGCAGCGTCCTGAAGCAGGTCCCAGCCGTTCCGGGAAGACCCACCGCGATCATTTGCCATACCGTCAAGGGCAAGGGTCTGCCGGCCGCGGAATCCAACGCCGATTGGCATCACAAGAACAAGCTCACCGACAGTGAGCTCGACGCCGTCCGCGTCGCCGTCGGGGATTTTTGA
- a CDS encoding transketolase family protein yields the protein MRNTAMNMVHKLAARDERVLYIGSDPGAGTLRAMSKDFPKRHLIEGISEAHIIGMSAGLAMEGFVPYVNTIATFLTRRCYEQVAVDLCLHNLPVRLIANGGGLVYAPLGPTHQAIEDIAIMRALPNMTVVCPCDADEAARLMEQTLDWTGPIYIRLGKGGDAVVSKAEHGFEIGKAILMRPPGDVVMVTTGIMLQRALAAADLLAAQGIRAGILHMHTVKPLDTEALLQAIRGTRLVATLEEHVPSGGLGSAVAEALIDKLGSGLPAMLRLSLPDRFMHNYGSQDSLLKKHGLSADAIATSIARALPASHTSSPQLHST from the coding sequence ATGCGCAACACCGCGATGAACATGGTCCACAAGCTCGCCGCGCGCGACGAGCGTGTGCTCTACATCGGCTCCGATCCCGGCGCAGGTACCTTGCGCGCGATGAGCAAGGATTTTCCGAAGCGCCATCTGATCGAAGGCATTTCGGAAGCACACATCATCGGCATGTCGGCCGGTCTCGCGATGGAAGGCTTCGTACCCTATGTCAACACCATCGCCACATTCCTCACCCGCCGCTGCTACGAGCAGGTCGCCGTCGATCTGTGCCTGCACAATCTGCCGGTGCGGCTGATCGCCAATGGCGGCGGGCTGGTCTACGCGCCGCTCGGCCCCACCCACCAGGCGATCGAGGACATCGCCATCATGCGGGCGCTGCCGAACATGACGGTGGTCTGCCCGTGCGACGCCGACGAGGCGGCGCGGCTGATGGAGCAAACGCTCGACTGGACCGGGCCGATCTACATCCGGCTCGGCAAAGGTGGCGACGCCGTGGTCTCGAAGGCCGAGCACGGCTTTGAGATCGGCAAGGCCATCCTGATGCGGCCGCCCGGCGACGTCGTCATGGTCACGACAGGCATCATGCTCCAGCGCGCACTCGCTGCGGCCGACCTGCTGGCAGCGCAAGGCATTCGCGCCGGCATCCTGCACATGCACACCGTCAAGCCGCTCGACACCGAGGCGCTGCTGCAAGCGATCCGGGGCACCAGGCTGGTAGCGACGCTGGAGGAGCACGTGCCCTCCGGCGGCCTTGGCAGCGCGGTCGCGGAGGCGCTGATCGACAAGCTCGGCTCTGGCCTGCCCGCGATGCTGCGGTTGTCGCTGCCGGACCGGTTCATGCACAATTACGGATCGCAGGATTCGCTGCTCAAGAAGCACGGACTTTCCGCCGACGCCATTGCGACCTCGATCGCGCGCGCGCTCCCCGCCTCGCACACCTCCTCTCCGCAACTTCATTCCACCTGA
- a CDS encoding DegT/DnrJ/EryC1/StrS aminotransferase family protein — protein MHDVRYSYLLEQFSDPAPILAEIGRLVATGDFTLGKPVAEFERRFAELIGVRHAIGVGSGTDALKLPLKALGIGHGDEVITAANTFIATVGAIAETGAMPVLVDCDDSFCMNVDYVEAAITEKTKAIMPVQLTGEVTDMGKLMAIAQRHNIPVVEDSCQGILSEFAGKRSGTHGIAAGFSLHPLKNLNVWGDAGVVVTNDDGMNERLRLIRNHGMKNRDEIAILGCNSRLDSLQAVVGNWLIGQTSEITRRRIENAAFYDSGLAGLPGLRIPPRRPNVKHVYHLYMVFAERRDELYKYCLDNGIEAKIHYPIPLYQQEGLRHLGYAPGTFPVTDRHAREVISFPVDQHLTRAQQDRVIEIVRTFCHGR, from the coding sequence ATGCACGACGTTCGATATTCCTATCTGCTCGAGCAATTCTCCGACCCGGCACCGATCCTGGCCGAGATCGGCCGACTGGTGGCGACCGGTGACTTCACCCTGGGCAAGCCGGTCGCCGAATTCGAACGGCGCTTTGCCGAGCTGATTGGCGTGCGTCACGCCATCGGCGTCGGATCGGGCACCGATGCGCTCAAGCTGCCGCTCAAGGCGCTCGGCATCGGCCATGGCGACGAGGTCATCACGGCCGCCAACACCTTCATCGCCACGGTCGGCGCCATCGCCGAGACCGGCGCGATGCCGGTGCTGGTCGACTGCGACGACTCCTTCTGCATGAACGTCGACTACGTCGAAGCCGCGATCACCGAGAAGACCAAGGCGATCATGCCGGTTCAGTTGACCGGCGAGGTCACCGACATGGGCAAGCTGATGGCGATCGCCCAGCGTCACAACATCCCCGTCGTCGAGGATTCCTGCCAGGGCATCCTGTCGGAGTTCGCGGGAAAACGGTCCGGCACCCACGGTATCGCTGCCGGCTTCTCCCTGCATCCGCTCAAGAACCTCAACGTCTGGGGCGATGCCGGTGTCGTCGTCACCAATGACGACGGGATGAACGAGCGGCTTCGCCTGATCCGCAACCACGGCATGAAGAACCGCGACGAGATCGCGATCCTCGGCTGCAATTCGCGGCTCGATTCCCTCCAGGCGGTCGTCGGCAACTGGCTGATCGGCCAGACCAGCGAGATCACGCGCCGTCGGATCGAAAACGCGGCCTTTTACGATTCGGGCCTTGCCGGCCTGCCCGGCCTGCGCATTCCGCCGCGCCGGCCCAACGTGAAGCACGTCTATCACCTCTACATGGTGTTCGCCGAGCGTCGGGACGAGCTCTACAAATACTGCCTGGACAACGGCATTGAAGCGAAGATCCACTATCCCATCCCGCTGTACCAGCAGGAAGGCCTCAGGCACCTCGGCTACGCGCCGGGCACCTTCCCGGTCACCGACCGCCATGCCCGGGAAGTCATCAGCTTCCCGGTCGACCAGCATCTGACGCGCGCTCAGCAGGACCGCGTCATCGAGATCGTTCGGACGTTCTGCCATGGACGCTGA
- a CDS encoding DegT/DnrJ/EryC1/StrS aminotransferase family protein, translating to MDADTGRRRIGYVNLPAQFDEERVEIMQAVEGVFRRGDFIGGAAVAKLEEELTTYLGSPHVVTLNSGTDALILSLRALNIGPGDEVITPPNSFVASSAAIIAVGAAPVFADVLPDQNIDPAAVEAAVTSRTRAIMPVHLTGRMADMNPLMAIAAKHALAVIEDSAQAVGSTYDGRMSGTIGTFGCFSAHPLKNLNAAGDAGFVVTADAELAARIRRLRNHGLINRSDVQEWGIVSRLDTVQAEVLRIRLRHLPSVIERRRRNAAQYRAELAGLPLFIPVCRNIEFNTFHTFVVQTDRRDDFQKYLADKGIETAIHYPVPIHLQEAAAHLGHGRGAFPVTERQADQILTLPINQFLSTSDISYVCATAREYFA from the coding sequence ATGGACGCTGACACCGGCCGCCGGCGCATCGGTTACGTCAATCTTCCCGCGCAATTTGATGAAGAGCGCGTTGAGATCATGCAGGCGGTCGAGGGCGTGTTCCGGCGCGGCGATTTCATCGGCGGCGCGGCCGTTGCGAAGCTCGAAGAGGAGCTCACCACCTATCTCGGCTCGCCGCATGTGGTGACGCTGAATTCCGGCACCGATGCGCTGATCCTGTCCTTGCGGGCACTCAACATCGGTCCGGGGGACGAGGTGATCACCCCGCCGAATTCGTTCGTGGCATCGAGCGCCGCCATCATCGCCGTCGGCGCCGCGCCAGTATTTGCGGACGTGCTGCCGGACCAGAATATCGATCCCGCCGCGGTCGAGGCCGCCGTCACCTCGCGGACCAGGGCGATCATGCCGGTGCACCTGACCGGGCGCATGGCCGACATGAACCCGCTGATGGCGATCGCGGCCAAGCACGCTCTCGCCGTGATCGAGGACAGCGCGCAGGCGGTCGGCTCGACCTATGACGGGCGGATGAGCGGGACCATCGGAACGTTCGGCTGCTTCTCCGCCCACCCGCTGAAGAACCTCAATGCCGCGGGCGACGCCGGCTTCGTCGTCACCGCCGACGCCGAGCTTGCCGCGAGAATTCGCCGCCTGCGCAATCACGGTCTGATCAATCGCAGTGACGTTCAGGAATGGGGCATCGTGTCACGCCTCGACACGGTCCAGGCCGAGGTGCTCCGGATTCGCTTGCGTCACCTGCCCTCTGTCATCGAACGTCGGCGCCGCAACGCCGCGCAATACCGCGCCGAGCTCGCCGGCCTTCCCCTGTTCATCCCGGTTTGCCGCAACATCGAGTTCAACACCTTCCACACCTTCGTCGTGCAGACGGACCGTCGCGACGACTTCCAGAAATATCTTGCCGACAAGGGCATCGAGACCGCGATCCACTATCCGGTACCGATCCACCTCCAGGAGGCGGCGGCGCATCTGGGTCACGGTCGCGGCGCCTTCCCGGTGACCGAGCGGCAGGCGGATCAGATCCTCACGCTCCCCATCAACCAGTTCCTCTCGACCTCGGACATCAGCTATGTTTGCGCCACCGCCCGGGAGTATTTTGCATGA
- a CDS encoding sporadic carbohydrate cluster 2OG-Fe(II) oxygenase — protein sequence MTDTAFLEADEQALAQRFIDDGFVTTPADDRAGLDRIQRRAAELAANYLKLPHGNDPYAMLDTIHTRVSVDDLNGLRLHVFNGLNDEPWFRPTYFRLARSTIETIVGNELCMQRRVNLSIQLPGDDSSLLATHSDVWSGDSPFEVVVWVPLVDVHRTKSMYLLPPSLNGEMQDRMASLRSAEELYQTIKPHATFIEIPYGHVMLFNQTLMHGNRINEEAGSRWSMNCRFKSIMSPYADKRFGEFFEPILLRPATRVGMQYKLPGGFHG from the coding sequence ATGACGGACACGGCTTTCCTCGAGGCCGATGAGCAGGCATTGGCGCAACGCTTCATCGACGACGGCTTCGTCACCACGCCGGCCGACGATCGCGCCGGGCTCGACCGGATCCAGCGGCGCGCCGCCGAGCTCGCGGCGAACTATCTGAAGCTGCCACACGGCAACGACCCCTACGCGATGCTCGACACCATCCACACGCGGGTGAGCGTGGATGATCTCAACGGCCTGCGGCTGCACGTCTTCAACGGCCTCAATGACGAGCCCTGGTTCCGTCCGACCTATTTCCGTCTGGCGCGCTCGACGATCGAGACCATCGTCGGCAACGAGCTCTGCATGCAGCGCCGCGTCAATCTCAGCATCCAGCTGCCGGGCGACGATTCGTCACTGCTCGCCACCCATTCCGACGTCTGGTCGGGCGACTCGCCGTTCGAGGTCGTTGTGTGGGTACCGCTGGTCGACGTCCACCGCACCAAATCGATGTATCTGCTGCCGCCGTCCCTGAACGGCGAGATGCAGGACCGGATGGCCAGCCTGCGCAGCGCCGAAGAACTCTACCAGACCATCAAGCCGCACGCGACGTTCATCGAGATTCCCTACGGTCACGTGATGCTGTTCAACCAGACCCTGATGCACGGCAATCGCATCAACGAGGAAGCCGGCTCGCGCTGGAGCATGAACTGCCGCTTCAAGAGCATCATGTCGCCCTATGCGGACAAGCGATTCGGCGAATTCTTCGAACCGATCCTGCTGCGTCCGGCGACACGCGTCGGCATGCAATACAAGCTCCCGGGAGGCTTCCATGGCTGA
- a CDS encoding LIC12192 family sporadic carbohydrate cluster protein produces the protein MAERAGHRGYIGARPLNGSRTPQHVQNIVIRDYARRKNLHYLLSAAEHTMPGSYMVLEDILDELPRLRGLILYSIFMLPPDEPRRREIYDRVLSEGCDLHAAVEEITLSSRDDIQAVEDILLVNKFATIL, from the coding sequence ATGGCTGAGCGAGCCGGCCATCGCGGCTATATCGGCGCCCGGCCGCTAAACGGCAGCCGTACCCCGCAGCACGTCCAGAACATCGTGATCCGCGACTACGCGCGACGGAAGAATCTGCATTATCTGCTCAGCGCCGCCGAGCACACCATGCCCGGCAGCTACATGGTGCTCGAGGACATCCTGGACGAGCTGCCGCGATTGCGCGGCCTGATTCTCTACAGCATATTCATGCTGCCGCCCGACGAGCCACGGCGACGGGAGATCTATGACCGCGTGCTGAGCGAGGGCTGCGATCTGCATGCGGCCGTCGAGGAGATCACGCTGTCCTCACGCGACGACATCCAGGCCGTCGAGGACATCCTGCTCGTCAACAAATTCGCGACCATCCTGTGA
- a CDS encoding class I SAM-dependent methyltransferase has translation MTEINLLQPMHASTKRNYVQRVVEHDKAETATVARQWGHDYWDGDRRYGYGGYRYDGRWRPLAQTLIDRYGIKPGMSVLDVGCGKGYLLYEFAQLVPGLTIAGIDISDYGIANAKEEVRPQLKVGSAVELPYPDHSFDLVVSLGVLHNLPLEDVFRAVSEIERVGRGASKYLMVESFRDEREKANLLYWQLTCLSFHGPETWAWIYDKCGYRGDHGFIFFE, from the coding sequence ATGACCGAGATCAACCTGCTCCAGCCGATGCACGCATCGACCAAGCGGAACTACGTTCAGCGGGTCGTCGAGCACGACAAGGCGGAAACTGCCACCGTCGCGCGGCAATGGGGCCACGACTACTGGGACGGCGATCGCCGTTATGGCTATGGCGGCTACCGCTACGACGGACGGTGGCGGCCGCTCGCCCAGACCTTGATCGACCGCTATGGCATCAAGCCCGGGATGAGCGTGCTCGATGTCGGCTGCGGCAAGGGCTATCTGCTCTACGAATTCGCGCAGCTCGTCCCCGGCCTCACCATCGCCGGCATCGACATCTCCGACTATGGCATCGCCAACGCCAAGGAGGAGGTGCGGCCGCAATTGAAGGTCGGCAGCGCCGTCGAGCTCCCCTACCCCGACCACAGCTTCGATCTCGTGGTGTCGCTCGGCGTGCTCCACAATCTTCCCCTCGAGGACGTCTTCCGAGCAGTGTCGGAGATCGAGCGCGTGGGGCGCGGCGCCTCGAAATATCTGATGGTGGAATCGTTCCGCGACGAGCGCGAGAAGGCGAACCTGCTCTACTGGCAGCTCACCTGCCTGAGTTTCCATGGTCCGGAGACGTGGGCCTGGATTTACGACAAATGCGGCTACCGGGGCGACCATGGGTTCATCTTCTTCGAATGA
- a CDS encoding WbuC family cupin fold metalloprotein, which yields MGSSSSNEATGLRRPSSLRAQNPEVYYSDDAIVTADDATIAELKRIAAGNPRLRSRLCTHPDPSSGLHEMLIVHHREAYVRPHKHFGKPESFHLIEGTAQVVIFEDDGRIRDVLEMAPYGQGKRCYYRMPEQVFHSILITSEWLVFHETTAGPFDPSRTVFPDWAPDGGDAAEVQVYVTRTGALAAEHLAHRHASRAIPAEVPIR from the coding sequence ATGGGTTCATCTTCTTCGAATGAAGCAACGGGCCTGCGCCGGCCGTCCTCGCTACGTGCGCAAAATCCCGAAGTGTATTATTCGGACGACGCCATCGTCACGGCGGACGATGCCACGATCGCGGAGCTGAAGCGCATCGCCGCAGGCAATCCGCGTCTGCGCAGCCGGCTGTGCACCCATCCCGATCCCTCGTCCGGCCTGCACGAGATGCTGATCGTGCATCATCGCGAGGCCTATGTGCGGCCTCACAAGCACTTTGGCAAACCTGAATCGTTTCACCTGATCGAGGGCACAGCGCAAGTCGTGATCTTCGAGGACGACGGCCGCATTCGCGACGTGCTCGAGATGGCGCCGTACGGGCAGGGCAAGCGCTGCTATTACCGGATGCCCGAGCAGGTGTTTCACTCGATCCTGATCACCTCGGAGTGGCTGGTGTTTCACGAAACTACCGCCGGTCCGTTCGATCCCTCCCGCACGGTGTTTCCCGACTGGGCGCCGGATGGCGGCGATGCCGCGGAAGTGCAGGTCTATGTCACTAGGACCGGTGCGCTCGCCGCGGAGCATCTGGCCCATCGCCATGCTTCACGAGCCATTCCAGCAGAGGTTCCTATTCGATGA
- a CDS encoding class I SAM-dependent methyltransferase, translated as MTDHCRLCHSTHLRTVIDLGQMPIAHRLRHSRDEQEERYPFEVLACGECGLPQIVKPIDPDILYRQFNYNFSSWKPEPHQVDELDTIAKFSAHQSVFEIGCNDGLFMDRLRERGAKVLVGVEPNPVSGKIARERGIKVYADMISPALCHDAVAEAGKFDLVVSRQVLEHIVDFENFFDCVKIALRDDGLLFIDVPDFAPGSTAGDLSVLWEEHVSYFTEPTLLALLARHGFEAVSVKKYNFSGGSLAIAARRAANDVTAPPAPSGVGERFGQRAREYGARLRPILAKARANGAEIAIYGAGCRACTFTNAHELADLVDLSVDDQQERQGLFLPGTGIPIRSPKDLAGKSGPLVCLLAVNQENEDKVSSRLRQNVKRPLHIVSIFAPSDIWSELDRLEAAAGSRHG; from the coding sequence ATGACTGATCATTGCCGCCTCTGCCACTCGACCCATTTGCGCACGGTCATCGACCTCGGACAGATGCCGATTGCGCATCGGCTTCGGCACAGCCGCGACGAACAGGAGGAACGGTATCCGTTCGAGGTGCTGGCTTGTGGCGAGTGCGGCCTGCCCCAGATCGTCAAGCCGATCGATCCTGACATTCTGTACCGGCAGTTCAACTACAATTTCAGCAGCTGGAAGCCGGAGCCGCACCAGGTCGACGAACTCGATACCATCGCCAAATTCTCGGCCCACCAATCCGTGTTCGAGATCGGATGCAACGATGGCCTGTTCATGGACAGGCTTCGCGAGCGCGGTGCGAAGGTTTTGGTGGGCGTCGAGCCCAACCCGGTGTCGGGCAAGATCGCCCGCGAACGCGGCATCAAGGTCTATGCCGACATGATCAGCCCGGCGCTGTGTCACGACGCGGTCGCGGAGGCCGGCAAGTTCGACCTCGTCGTCTCGCGACAGGTGCTGGAGCACATCGTCGATTTCGAGAACTTTTTCGACTGCGTGAAAATCGCGCTGCGCGACGACGGTCTGCTGTTCATCGACGTGCCTGATTTCGCACCCGGCTCGACGGCGGGCGACCTCTCGGTCCTGTGGGAGGAGCACGTCAGCTACTTCACTGAGCCGACGCTGCTCGCGTTGCTGGCGCGCCACGGCTTCGAGGCGGTCTCGGTGAAGAAATACAATTTCAGCGGCGGCAGCCTCGCGATCGCAGCGCGACGCGCCGCGAACGACGTGACGGCCCCACCCGCGCCGTCCGGCGTCGGCGAGAGATTCGGCCAGCGCGCAAGGGAGTATGGCGCGCGTCTTCGCCCGATCCTCGCCAAGGCCCGCGCCAACGGCGCCGAGATCGCCATCTACGGCGCGGGCTGCCGCGCCTGCACCTTCACCAATGCCCATGAACTCGCGGATCTCGTCGACCTCTCGGTCGACGACCAGCAGGAGCGCCAGGGCTTGTTCCTGCCCGGCACCGGCATTCCGATCCGTTCCCCGAAGGACCTCGCCGGCAAGTCGGGTCCGCTCGTCTGTCTTCTGGCCGTAAACCAGGAGAACGAAGACAAGGTCAGCAGCCGGCTGCGCCAAAACGTGAAGCGTCCGCTCCACATCGTTTCGATCTTCGCGCCCTCCGACATCTGGAGCGAGCTCGATCGCCTCGAGGCCGCCGCAGGGTCGCGGCATGGCTGA
- a CDS encoding class I SAM-dependent methyltransferase: MAEDKLFNYYERQDVLPTFGNFKSAAELESYAGLRRELFSDKLVLPPRLFRDADVLEFGPDSGENALVFAGWGANMTLAEPNRHAHAKIQAYFAHFSQAQRLRELVSFDVEGFHSDRRFDIIDAEGFIYTVQPTENWLGIFHRLLNPDSYAVVSYYERYGGFFELALKAIHAAGKALTGRPGLETAKMLFDAKWNSIPHTRSFESWLMDVLENPFVRHRYFLDAGALCTAAHEQGFDIHSAWPAYRDSLDVYWHKKVLSGDEKLRRATRHLGRSRLSFLGGRKLYLAGKTEAVDAISASIEKLVLDVDAMIDDPFGDSLPRAIASLASLRETIPATEILADDASDIDAIMATLDSFHRIFGAIGRRDASTVTTLTQSDQAFINTWGQPAHFLVLRKRFEGC; the protein is encoded by the coding sequence ATGGCTGAGGACAAGCTCTTCAACTATTACGAACGTCAGGACGTCCTGCCGACGTTCGGTAATTTCAAATCCGCAGCCGAACTCGAAAGCTATGCCGGCCTGCGGCGCGAGTTGTTTTCGGACAAGCTGGTGCTGCCGCCGCGGTTGTTCCGCGACGCAGACGTGCTCGAATTCGGCCCTGATTCCGGCGAGAACGCGCTGGTGTTCGCCGGCTGGGGCGCGAACATGACGCTCGCCGAGCCGAACCGGCATGCGCACGCGAAAATCCAGGCTTACTTCGCGCATTTCAGCCAGGCCCAACGTCTCCGCGAACTCGTATCGTTCGATGTCGAAGGATTTCACAGCGATCGTCGTTTCGACATCATCGATGCAGAAGGATTCATCTACACGGTGCAGCCGACCGAAAATTGGCTCGGCATCTTTCACCGGCTGCTCAATCCGGACAGTTACGCCGTCGTTTCCTACTACGAGCGCTACGGCGGCTTTTTCGAGCTCGCGCTCAAGGCGATTCATGCGGCCGGCAAGGCACTGACGGGCCGTCCCGGACTCGAAACGGCGAAGATGCTGTTCGATGCGAAATGGAACAGCATTCCGCACACGCGCAGCTTCGAATCCTGGCTGATGGACGTGCTCGAAAATCCTTTCGTCCGGCACCGCTACTTCCTCGACGCGGGCGCCTTGTGCACGGCGGCGCACGAGCAGGGATTCGATATCCATTCGGCTTGGCCCGCTTATCGCGACAGCCTGGACGTCTACTGGCACAAGAAGGTCCTGTCCGGCGACGAGAAGCTGCGGCGCGCGACGCGCCACCTCGGCCGCAGCCGTCTGAGCTTTCTCGGCGGACGGAAGCTCTATCTGGCCGGCAAGACCGAAGCGGTCGACGCGATTTCGGCTTCGATCGAGAAACTGGTTCTCGATGTCGATGCGATGATCGACGATCCCTTCGGCGACAGCCTGCCCCGTGCGATCGCGAGCCTCGCGTCACTGCGCGAGACGATTCCGGCGACAGAAATTCTCGCCGACGATGCGTCCGACATCGACGCCATCATGGCGACCCTCGATAGTTTCCATCGCATCTTTGGCGCGATCGGGCGACGGGATGCGTCCACAGTCACCACCCTCACCCAGTCAGACCAGGCGTTCATCAACACCTGGGGACAGCCGGCGCATTTCCTCGTTCTCCGGAAACGCTTCGAGGGGTGCTAG
- a CDS encoding Gfo/Idh/MocA family protein, producing MRPGIGIIGTGMVGQMCHLANFVANPGCRVVAIADLRLDLAAAAAQKFDIARVYRTHRELLADSEVSAVVVVTKRRATGPIVLDALNSGRHVLSEKPMAYTTAQAVSLAEAARRQDLVYSIGYMKRHDAGVARAIAELACLRADQSLGRIVGARGWCFGGSTGRSQDNFVMTGEVRPDGLELWQDGPDWMPGAMRPGYDNFLNVFSHIINLARYVLGSSPTVAESAVETSGTATVTLDFDGVACALQLANGSEGVWREGLSIEFERGTLTIELPPPFAEQEAEVILDQQGQRTQLRRDTSWAFRRQADAFVADIVEQRTPLASGADSVADIALAEAIWKRGSVARFHAIRRQYPGEY from the coding sequence GTGAGGCCAGGCATTGGCATCATCGGGACGGGCATGGTCGGTCAGATGTGCCACCTCGCCAATTTCGTCGCTAACCCCGGCTGCCGCGTTGTCGCGATCGCCGATCTGCGGCTTGATCTCGCCGCCGCAGCGGCGCAAAAATTTGACATCGCGCGGGTCTACCGCACGCACCGGGAACTGCTGGCGGACAGCGAGGTGTCGGCCGTCGTCGTCGTGACGAAGCGTCGCGCCACCGGTCCGATCGTGCTGGATGCGTTGAACAGCGGCCGCCATGTGCTGTCGGAAAAGCCGATGGCCTACACCACGGCTCAGGCCGTTTCACTGGCCGAGGCGGCGCGACGGCAAGACCTCGTCTACAGCATCGGCTACATGAAGCGTCACGACGCCGGAGTGGCGCGCGCGATTGCCGAGTTGGCGTGCCTGCGAGCGGATCAGTCGCTTGGACGCATTGTCGGCGCGCGAGGCTGGTGCTTCGGTGGCAGCACTGGCCGGTCGCAGGACAATTTCGTCATGACCGGCGAAGTGCGACCGGACGGGCTCGAGCTCTGGCAGGACGGCCCCGACTGGATGCCGGGCGCGATGCGACCCGGCTACGACAATTTTCTGAACGTGTTCAGCCATATCATCAATCTCGCGCGCTACGTGCTCGGATCGTCACCGACAGTTGCGGAAAGCGCCGTCGAGACCTCGGGCACGGCGACCGTGACACTCGACTTCGACGGCGTCGCCTGCGCGCTGCAACTCGCGAATGGATCCGAAGGCGTCTGGCGCGAGGGGCTGAGCATCGAATTCGAGCGGGGCACGCTGACCATCGAATTGCCCCCGCCTTTTGCCGAGCAGGAGGCGGAGGTCATCCTCGATCAGCAAGGACAACGCACGCAATTGCGGCGCGACACGAGCTGGGCGTTTCGGCGTCAAGCCGATGCATTCGTCGCCGATATCGTGGAACAGAGAACGCCGCTGGCTTCCGGCGCAGATTCCGTGGCCGATATCGCCCTTGCGGAGGCGATCTGGAAGCGCGGGTCAGTTGCTAGGTTTCACGCCATCCGGCGGCAATATCCGGGCGAGTACTGA